A single window of Streptomyces cathayae DNA harbors:
- the rimO gene encoding 30S ribosomal protein S12 methylthiotransferase RimO, whose protein sequence is MPERRTVALVTLGCARNEVDSEELAGRLEADGWQLVEDAGEADVAVVNTCGFVEAAKKDSVDALLEANDLKGHGRTQAVVAVGCMAERYGKELAEALPEADGVLGFDDYTDISDRLQTILNGGIHASHTPRDRRKLLPISPAERQESATSVALPGHGPVDLPDGLAPASGPRAPLRRRLDGTPVASVKLASGCDRRCSFCAIPSFRGSFISRRPSDVLNETRWLAEQGVKEIMLVSENNTSYGKDLGDIRLLESLLPELAEVDGIERVRVSYLQPAEMRPGLIDVLTSTPGVVPYFDLSFQHSAPGVLRAMRRFGDTDRFLELLDTIRGKAPEAGVRSNFIVGFPGESEADLAELERFLNHARLDAIGVFGYSDEEGTEAATYEHKLDQDVVAERLAHVSRMAEELVSQRAEERVGETVHVLVESVDEEEGVYGRAAHQAPETDGQVLLTSGTGLRPGRMVEAKVVGTEGVDLVAEPLFQGSPALSQEAGR, encoded by the coding sequence ATGCCTGAACGCCGCACCGTCGCACTCGTCACCCTTGGCTGCGCCCGTAACGAGGTGGACTCGGAGGAGCTCGCAGGCCGTTTGGAGGCGGACGGCTGGCAGCTCGTGGAGGACGCCGGAGAAGCGGACGTCGCCGTCGTGAACACCTGCGGCTTCGTCGAAGCCGCCAAGAAGGACTCCGTCGACGCCCTCCTGGAGGCCAACGACCTCAAGGGTCACGGAAGAACGCAGGCCGTGGTGGCGGTGGGCTGCATGGCCGAGCGGTACGGCAAGGAACTGGCCGAGGCGCTCCCCGAGGCCGACGGCGTGCTCGGCTTCGACGACTACACCGACATCTCGGACCGCCTCCAGACCATCCTGAACGGCGGCATCCACGCCTCCCACACCCCCCGTGACCGGCGCAAGCTGCTGCCGATCAGCCCCGCCGAGCGCCAGGAGTCCGCCACATCCGTGGCCCTCCCGGGGCACGGCCCGGTGGACCTCCCCGACGGCCTCGCCCCGGCCTCCGGACCCCGCGCGCCCCTGCGGCGCCGGCTGGACGGCACCCCGGTCGCCTCGGTGAAGCTCGCCTCCGGCTGCGACCGGCGCTGCTCCTTCTGCGCCATCCCGTCCTTCCGCGGCTCCTTCATCTCGCGCCGCCCCAGCGATGTGCTGAACGAGACGCGGTGGCTGGCCGAGCAGGGGGTGAAGGAGATCATGCTGGTCTCCGAGAACAACACCTCCTACGGCAAGGACCTCGGGGACATCCGCCTTCTGGAGTCCCTGCTGCCCGAACTCGCCGAGGTCGACGGCATCGAGCGGGTCCGCGTCAGCTACCTCCAGCCCGCCGAGATGCGCCCCGGCCTGATCGACGTACTGACCTCCACACCGGGGGTCGTCCCGTACTTCGACCTGTCCTTCCAGCACTCCGCGCCCGGTGTGCTGCGCGCGATGCGCCGCTTCGGCGACACCGACCGCTTCCTGGAGCTCCTCGACACCATCCGGGGCAAGGCGCCCGAGGCCGGTGTGCGCTCCAACTTCATCGTCGGCTTCCCCGGCGAGTCCGAGGCCGACCTCGCCGAGCTGGAGCGGTTCCTGAACCATGCCCGGCTGGACGCCATCGGCGTCTTCGGCTACTCCGACGAGGAGGGCACCGAGGCGGCGACGTACGAGCACAAGCTGGACCAGGACGTCGTCGCCGAGCGGCTGGCACATGTCTCCCGGATGGCCGAGGAACTCGTCTCGCAGCGTGCCGAGGAGCGGGTCGGCGAGACCGTGCACGTGCTGGTGGAGTCCGTCGACGAGGAGGAGGGCGTGTACGGGCGCGCGGCGCACCAGGCCCCCGAGACGGACGGTCAGGTGCTGCTCACGAGCGGCACGGGTCTGCGTCCGGGCCGTATGGTCGAGGCGAAGGTCGTCGGCACGGAGGGTGTCGACCTGGTGGCCGAGCCGCTCTTCCAGGGTTCGCCCGCGTTGAGTCAGGAGGCTGGCAGATGA
- a CDS encoding Fpg/Nei family DNA glycosylase produces MPEGDTVWQAARRLHDALAGTVLTRSDLRVPRFATADLTGRAVLDVTPRGKHLLTRVEGGLTLHSHLRMDGSWRVYAHGQRWSGGPAHQIRAILGNTGRTAVGYRLPVLELLRTTDEDRVVGHLGPDLLGPDWDTALALANLLRDPARPLGEALLDQRNLAGIGNVYKSELCFLLGVTPWLPVGDLSAERAAKLLESARKLLGHNRDRPVRSTTGRRGQYLFVYGRADRPCLRCRTPVRRADQGDGSRERPTYWCPACQPGPVPTAAFTTSRIPRPDGGAAMPW; encoded by the coding sequence ATGCCCGAAGGAGACACCGTCTGGCAGGCCGCGCGGCGGCTGCACGACGCCCTCGCCGGCACGGTGCTGACCCGCAGCGACCTGCGGGTGCCCCGGTTCGCCACGGCCGACCTGACCGGCCGCGCCGTCCTGGACGTCACCCCGCGCGGCAAGCACCTGCTCACCCGGGTCGAGGGCGGTCTGACCCTGCACTCGCACCTGCGGATGGACGGCTCCTGGCGGGTGTACGCGCACGGGCAGCGCTGGAGCGGCGGCCCCGCCCACCAGATCCGCGCGATCCTGGGCAACACCGGCCGCACCGCCGTCGGCTACCGTCTGCCCGTCCTCGAACTCCTGCGCACCACCGACGAGGACCGCGTGGTCGGCCACCTCGGCCCCGACCTGCTGGGCCCCGACTGGGATACCGCCCTGGCGCTGGCGAACCTTCTCCGGGACCCGGCCCGCCCGCTCGGCGAAGCCCTGCTGGACCAGCGCAACCTCGCCGGTATCGGCAACGTGTACAAGAGCGAGCTCTGTTTCCTGCTCGGTGTCACGCCCTGGCTCCCCGTCGGTGACCTGTCCGCCGAACGCGCAGCGAAGCTGCTCGAGTCCGCCAGGAAGCTGCTGGGGCACAACCGCGACCGCCCGGTCCGCAGCACCACCGGCCGTCGTGGCCAGTACCTGTTCGTCTACGGTCGTGCGGACCGCCCCTGTCTGCGCTGCCGCACTCCGGTCCGCCGGGCCGACCAGGGCGACGGTTCCCGCGAGCGCCCCACCTACTGGTGCCCCGCCTGCCAGCCGGGCCCGGTCCCCACGGCGGCCTTCACCACCAGCCGGATTCCCCGTCCGGACGGGGGCGCGGCGATGCCGTGGTGA
- a CDS encoding helix-turn-helix domain-containing protein, producing MSIGNSPEDERPFEDVSEEARPSVGRALQQARIAAGLTVDDVTTATRVRIAIVRAIEADDFELCGGDVYARGHLRTLARAVQLDPAPLIAQYEAEHGGRPAPTPAAPLFEAERIRPERRGPNWTAAMVAAIVVVVGFVGFTMVKGGDDGGQENVADGATPSTSAPSTPKSKKPAVPEPEPSDSAIAAAPQDKVTVMVSAPDGRSWISAKDHSGRLLFDGLLKQGDSKTFQDSTKINLVLGDAGAIDLFVNGKKIEDDWQPGAVERLTYTKGDPQAG from the coding sequence GTGTCCATCGGCAACTCTCCTGAAGACGAGCGTCCGTTCGAAGACGTATCCGAGGAAGCCCGCCCCTCCGTCGGCCGTGCGCTGCAGCAGGCACGCATCGCCGCCGGCCTCACCGTCGACGACGTCACCACCGCCACCCGGGTCCGTATCGCCATCGTGCGCGCCATCGAGGCGGACGACTTCGAGCTCTGCGGCGGTGACGTCTACGCGCGCGGGCACCTCCGAACCCTGGCCAGGGCCGTGCAGCTCGACCCCGCCCCGCTGATCGCCCAGTACGAGGCCGAGCACGGAGGCCGCCCGGCCCCCACCCCGGCCGCACCCCTGTTCGAGGCGGAACGCATCCGCCCGGAGCGGCGCGGACCCAACTGGACCGCAGCCATGGTCGCCGCGATCGTCGTCGTGGTCGGCTTCGTCGGATTCACCATGGTCAAGGGCGGTGACGACGGCGGCCAGGAGAACGTCGCCGACGGCGCCACCCCCAGCACGTCCGCCCCGTCCACCCCCAAGTCCAAGAAGCCCGCCGTCCCCGAGCCGGAACCCTCGGACAGCGCCATCGCGGCCGCGCCGCAGGACAAGGTGACCGTCATGGTGAGCGCCCCCGACGGGCGCAGCTGGATCTCCGCCAAGGATCACAGCGGCCGGCTGCTCTTCGACGGGCTGCTCAAGCAGGGCGACTCCAAGACCTTCCAGGACAGCACGAAGATCAACCTGGTGCTCGGTGACGCCGGCGCGATCGACCTCTTCGTCAACGGCAAGAAGATCGAGGACGACTGGCAGCCGGGGGCCGTGGAGCGCCTCACGTACACGAAGGGCGACCCGCAGGCCGGATAG
- a CDS encoding Dps family protein — protein MYVVKSPLSDENLKTVSEALQGALVDLVDLALVAKQIHWNVVGQRFRSVHLQLDEVVALARTHSDTVAERSAALGVSPDGRAATVAVGSGIGVTPEGWVDDTAAVGAMVDALGAVIERMRERVGATAEPDPVSQDILISATADLEKQHWMFQAENG, from the coding sequence ATGTACGTCGTGAAGAGCCCGTTGTCCGACGAGAACCTGAAGACCGTGTCCGAGGCGCTCCAGGGGGCCCTCGTCGACCTGGTGGACCTCGCTCTGGTGGCGAAGCAGATCCACTGGAACGTCGTCGGGCAGCGCTTCCGCTCCGTGCACCTACAGCTTGACGAGGTGGTGGCCCTCGCGCGGACCCACTCCGACACCGTGGCGGAGCGTTCCGCGGCCCTGGGTGTCTCACCCGACGGGCGCGCCGCGACGGTGGCCGTCGGCAGCGGCATCGGGGTGACGCCCGAGGGCTGGGTCGACGACACGGCCGCGGTGGGCGCCATGGTGGACGCCCTGGGCGCGGTGATCGAGCGGATGCGCGAGCGGGTCGGTGCGACCGCCGAGCCGGACCCGGTGAGCCAGGACATCCTCATCTCGGCGACGGCGGATCTCGAGAAGCAGCACTGGATGTTCCAGGCCGAGAACGGGTGA
- the pgsA gene encoding CDP-diacylglycerol--glycerol-3-phosphate 3-phosphatidyltransferase, with protein MTGVPASAAGGPSGARRASASPAGRPRAGGTAGGDASRTSVSGGMTDRVPGSSGNGRGGDDRDRDGQSARGGKITAAAVNQASVWNVANLLTMLRLVLVPAFVALMLADGGYDPAWRAFAWAAFAVAMITDLFDGHLARTYDLVTDFGKIADPIADKAIMGAALICLSSLGDLPWWVTGVILGRELGVTLLRFLVIRHGVIPASRGGKLKTLTQGVAVGMYVLALTGWLATLRFWVMAAAVVLTVVTGLDYVRQAMVLRRKGIIEREAALKEPEA; from the coding sequence ATGACGGGTGTCCCGGCATCCGCGGCGGGAGGCCCCTCCGGCGCGAGGAGGGCGTCGGCGAGTCCGGCGGGCCGCCCGAGGGCCGGTGGGACCGCGGGCGGTGACGCCTCCCGGACCTCGGTTTCCGGCGGCATGACCGACCGGGTCCCCGGCAGCAGCGGCAACGGCCGTGGCGGTGACGACCGTGACCGTGACGGGCAGTCGGCGCGGGGCGGGAAGATCACGGCGGCGGCCGTGAACCAGGCCAGCGTCTGGAACGTCGCCAACCTGCTCACCATGCTCCGGCTGGTGCTCGTACCGGCATTCGTCGCCCTCATGCTCGCCGACGGCGGATACGACCCGGCCTGGCGGGCGTTCGCGTGGGCGGCCTTCGCCGTCGCCATGATCACCGACCTGTTCGACGGTCATCTGGCGCGCACCTACGACCTCGTCACCGACTTCGGCAAGATCGCCGACCCCATCGCCGACAAGGCGATCATGGGAGCGGCGCTGATCTGTCTCTCCTCGCTGGGCGACCTCCCCTGGTGGGTCACCGGTGTCATCCTCGGCCGGGAACTCGGCGTCACGCTGCTGCGTTTTCTGGTCATCCGCCACGGTGTGATCCCGGCAAGTCGCGGGGGCAAGCTCAAGACCCTCACCCAGGGCGTGGCCGTCGGCATGTACGTGCTGGCGTTGACCGGGTGGCTGGCCACCCTGCGGTTCTGGGTGATGGCGGCGGCCGTTGTGCTCACGGTCGTGACCGGACTCGACTACGTGAGACAGGCCATGGTGCTGCGCAGGAAGGGAATCATAGAGCGCGAAGCGGCGTTGAAAGAGCCGGAAGCTTGA
- a CDS encoding CinA family protein gives MSSRAAEAVRLLTVKGETLAVAESLTGGLVAAEITSVPGASKVFRGSVTAYATELKHGLLGVDATLLAQRGAVDPQVAAEMAAGVRKALGADWGIATTGVAGPDPQDGQPVGTVYVAVSGPSVTDSVFAGGGKVKHLRLNGDRAEIRMESVRSVLALLLGELAGEQTGNERAQDTERNGGF, from the coding sequence TTGAGTTCCCGGGCCGCCGAAGCAGTGCGACTGCTCACCGTCAAGGGTGAGACGCTCGCCGTCGCCGAGTCGCTCACCGGCGGCCTGGTCGCGGCGGAGATCACCTCCGTGCCCGGAGCGTCGAAGGTCTTCCGAGGTTCGGTGACGGCCTACGCCACCGAGCTGAAGCACGGACTGCTCGGCGTCGACGCCACTCTGCTGGCGCAGCGCGGGGCGGTGGATCCGCAGGTGGCGGCCGAGATGGCGGCCGGCGTCCGCAAGGCGCTGGGCGCCGACTGGGGCATCGCGACCACGGGTGTCGCCGGCCCGGACCCCCAGGACGGCCAACCCGTCGGGACCGTCTATGTGGCGGTGTCCGGGCCGTCGGTGACGGATTCCGTCTTTGCCGGTGGCGGAAAAGTGAAGCATCTGCGATTGAACGGCGACCGGGCGGAAATTCGTATGGAGAGTGTACGGAGCGTACTCGCACTGCTTCTCGGGGAGCTTGCGGGCGAACAGACCGGGAATGAGCGGGCACAGGATACGGAACGGAACGGGGGGTTTTGA
- a CDS encoding helix-turn-helix domain-containing protein produces the protein MILLRRLLGDVLRRQRQRQGRTLREVSSSARVSLGYLSEVERGQKEASSELLSAICDALDVRMSELMREVSDELALAELARSAAATPSEPVPASVRPMLGSVSVTGVPPERVTIKAPAEAVDVVAA, from the coding sequence ATGATTCTGCTCCGTCGCCTGCTGGGTGACGTGCTGCGTCGGCAGCGCCAACGTCAGGGCCGTACTCTGCGCGAAGTCTCCTCGTCCGCCCGAGTCTCACTCGGCTATCTCTCCGAGGTGGAGCGGGGGCAGAAGGAGGCTTCCTCCGAGCTGCTCTCCGCGATCTGCGACGCGCTGGACGTACGGATGTCCGAGCTCATGCGGGAAGTGAGCGACGAGCTCGCCCTCGCCGAGCTGGCCCGGTCGGCTGCGGCGACCCCCAGCGAACCCGTGCCCGCGTCGGTCCGTCCGATGCTGGGCTCCGTCTCGGTGACCGGCGTGCCACCGGAACGGGTGACCATCAAGGCGCCCGCCGAGGCGGTCGACGTCGTCGCCGCCTGA
- a CDS encoding DNA translocase FtsK, whose protein sequence is MASRPSAAKKPPAKKAAASAKAPAKKAAAKKPPAKKTTARKAPAARKAPAAKKAAVKKPAPKPAPSPTGGVYRLVRALWLGLAHAVGAVFRGIGQGARNLDPAHRKDGLALLLLGIGLVVAAGTWADLEGPVGDLVEILVTGAFGRLDLLVPILVGVVAVRLIRHPEKPEANGRIVIGLSALLIGVLGQIHIACGSPARDGMHAVRDAGGLIGWGAATPLSYTVTDVLAVPLLVLLTVFGLLVVTATPVNAVPQRLRLLGTRLGLVHDRTPEEHGEHGEYGDDDARYEEQWREALPASRRGRGRASQGHEPGIPDSAEQEALSRRRSRPRRSAVPQPDTNRPMDAVDVAAAAAAALDGAVLHGMPPSPIVADLTQGVRVGDREPTTPRPVPAARPRQERPREDEPEPERPRAGILDMTKAPPAEPRDLPARAEQLQLSGDITYSLPSLALLQRGGPGKARSAANDVIVDALRKVFTEFKVDADVTGFTRGPTVTRYVVELGPAVKVERVTALTKNIAYAVASPDVRIISPIPGKSAVGIEIPNTDREMVNLGDVLRLAESAEDDDPMLVAFGKDVEGGYVMHSLAKMPHILVAGATGSGKSSCINCLITSVMMRATPEDVRMILVDPKRVELTAYEGIPHLITPIITNPKRAAEALQWVVREMDLRYDDLAAYGYRHIDDFNRAVRAGKVKPPEGSERELQPYPYLLVIVDELADLMMVAPRDVEDAIVRITQLARAAGIHLVLATQRPSVDVVTGLIKANVPSRLAFATSSLADSRVILDQAGAEKLIGKGDGLFLPMGASKPTRMQGAFVTEEEIAGVVQHCKDQMTPVFREDVVVGTKQKKEIDEDIGDDLDLLCQAAELVVSTQFGSTSMLQRKLRVGFAKAGRLMDLMESRNIVGPSEGSKARDVLVKADELDGVLALIRGESEG, encoded by the coding sequence ATGGCCTCACGTCCCTCCGCCGCCAAGAAGCCACCCGCGAAGAAGGCGGCTGCTTCCGCGAAGGCTCCGGCGAAGAAGGCCGCTGCCAAGAAGCCGCCCGCGAAGAAGACCACGGCCAGGAAAGCCCCCGCGGCCAGGAAAGCCCCCGCGGCCAAGAAGGCCGCGGTGAAGAAGCCCGCGCCCAAACCGGCTCCCAGCCCGACGGGCGGCGTTTACCGCCTGGTGCGCGCCCTGTGGCTCGGCCTGGCACATGCCGTCGGGGCGGTCTTCCGCGGCATAGGACAGGGCGCGAGGAACCTCGACCCCGCCCACCGCAAGGACGGCCTCGCGCTGCTGCTGCTCGGCATCGGCCTCGTCGTCGCCGCGGGCACCTGGGCCGACCTCGAGGGGCCCGTGGGCGACCTCGTGGAGATCCTGGTCACCGGTGCCTTCGGCCGGCTCGACCTGCTGGTGCCGATCCTGGTCGGGGTCGTCGCCGTGCGCCTCATCCGGCACCCGGAGAAGCCGGAGGCCAACGGCCGCATCGTCATCGGCCTGTCGGCCCTCCTCATCGGGGTGCTCGGCCAGATCCACATCGCCTGCGGTTCGCCCGCCCGCGACGGCATGCACGCCGTACGGGACGCCGGCGGGCTCATCGGCTGGGGCGCGGCCACGCCACTGTCGTACACCGTGACCGATGTGCTCGCCGTGCCCCTGCTGGTGCTGCTCACCGTCTTCGGTCTGCTGGTCGTCACGGCCACCCCGGTCAACGCCGTCCCGCAGCGGCTGCGGTTGCTCGGCACCAGGCTGGGGCTCGTCCACGACCGGACACCGGAGGAACACGGCGAGCACGGCGAGTACGGCGATGACGACGCGCGCTACGAGGAGCAGTGGCGCGAGGCGTTGCCCGCGAGCCGCCGCGGCCGCGGTCGGGCGTCCCAGGGGCACGAACCCGGCATCCCCGACAGCGCGGAGCAGGAAGCGCTCTCCCGGCGGCGCTCCCGCCCGCGCCGGTCCGCGGTGCCGCAGCCCGACACGAACCGGCCGATGGACGCCGTGGACGTGGCCGCCGCTGCCGCCGCCGCGCTCGACGGTGCGGTGCTGCACGGGATGCCGCCCTCACCGATCGTCGCCGACCTCACCCAGGGCGTACGCGTGGGGGACCGCGAGCCGACCACGCCGAGACCGGTCCCGGCCGCCCGTCCCCGGCAGGAGAGGCCGAGGGAGGACGAGCCGGAGCCGGAGAGGCCCAGGGCGGGCATCCTGGACATGACGAAGGCGCCGCCCGCCGAACCCCGGGACCTGCCCGCCCGCGCGGAGCAGCTCCAGCTCTCCGGTGACATCACCTACTCGCTGCCCTCCCTCGCCCTGCTCCAGCGCGGCGGCCCGGGCAAGGCGCGCAGCGCGGCCAACGACGTCATCGTCGACGCTCTGCGGAAGGTCTTCACCGAGTTCAAGGTGGACGCCGACGTCACCGGCTTCACCCGCGGCCCGACCGTCACCCGCTATGTGGTGGAGCTCGGACCGGCCGTCAAGGTCGAGCGGGTGACCGCGCTGACGAAGAACATCGCGTACGCCGTCGCCAGCCCCGACGTACGCATCATCAGCCCCATTCCCGGCAAGTCCGCCGTCGGCATCGAGATCCCGAACACCGACCGGGAGATGGTCAACCTCGGCGACGTACTGCGGCTCGCGGAGTCCGCCGAGGACGACGACCCGATGCTGGTCGCTTTCGGCAAGGACGTCGAGGGCGGCTACGTCATGCACTCGCTGGCGAAGATGCCGCACATCCTGGTCGCCGGCGCCACCGGCTCCGGCAAGTCGTCCTGCATCAACTGTCTGATCACGTCGGTGATGATGCGGGCGACGCCGGAGGACGTCCGGATGATCCTGGTCGACCCCAAGCGCGTGGAGCTCACCGCCTACGAGGGCATCCCGCACCTGATCACACCGATCATCACCAACCCCAAGCGGGCCGCCGAGGCGCTCCAGTGGGTCGTCCGCGAGATGGACCTGCGCTACGACGACCTGGCCGCCTACGGGTACCGGCACATCGACGACTTCAACCGCGCGGTGCGCGCCGGCAAGGTCAAGCCGCCGGAGGGCAGCGAGCGCGAGCTCCAGCCGTACCCGTATCTGCTGGTGATCGTGGACGAGCTGGCCGACCTGATGATGGTCGCCCCGCGCGACGTCGAGGACGCCATCGTGCGCATCACGCAGCTCGCGCGGGCGGCCGGTATCCACCTGGTGCTCGCCACCCAGCGGCCCTCGGTCGACGTCGTCACCGGTCTGATCAAGGCCAATGTGCCCTCCCGGCTCGCGTTCGCCACCTCGTCCCTCGCGGACTCGCGGGTCATCCTCGACCAGGCCGGCGCCGAGAAGCTGATCGGCAAGGGCGACGGACTCTTCCTGCCGATGGGGGCGAGCAAACCCACCCGTATGCAGGGCGCGTTCGTGACCGAGGAAGAGATCGCCGGTGTCGTCCAGCACTGCAAGGACCAGATGACGCCCGTCTTCCGGGAGGACGTCGTCGTCGGGACCAAGCAGAAGAAGGAGATCGACGAGGACATCGGCGACGACCTCGACCTGCTGTGCCAGGCGGCCGAACTGGTCGTCTCCACCCAGTTCGGGTCGACGTCCATGCTCCAGCGCAAGCTGCGCGTGGGCTTCGCGAAGGCCGGCCGGCTCATGGACCTCATGGAGTCCCGGAACATCGTCGGGCCGAGCGAGGGTTCGAAGGCGCGTGACGTTCTGGTGAAGGCCGACGAGCTGGATGGAGTGCTCGCGCTGATCCGGGGGGAGTCTGAAGGGTAG
- a CDS encoding response regulator — protein sequence MVQKAKILLVDDRPENLLALEAILSALDQTLVRASSGEEALKALLTDDFAVILLDVQMPGMDGFETAAHIKRRERTRDIPIIFLTAINHGPHHTFRGYAAGAVDYISKPFDPWVLRAKVSVFVDLYMKNCQLREQAGLLRLQLEGDEKEAGEQKEPVGLLAELSARLAAVEEQAEALTKQLNDESTDAAAVATAAHLERKLTGLRRALDALEPGTGPVSPLPSQN from the coding sequence ATGGTGCAGAAGGCCAAGATCCTCCTGGTCGATGACCGGCCGGAGAATCTGCTGGCGCTGGAGGCGATCCTCTCGGCGCTCGATCAGACGCTGGTACGGGCATCGTCCGGGGAAGAAGCGCTCAAGGCACTGCTCACGGATGACTTCGCGGTCATCCTGCTGGATGTCCAGATGCCGGGCATGGACGGTTTCGAGACCGCGGCGCACATCAAGCGGCGGGAGCGGACCCGGGACATCCCGATCATCTTCCTCACCGCGATCAACCACGGCCCGCACCACACCTTCCGCGGCTACGCGGCAGGTGCGGTCGACTACATCTCCAAGCCGTTCGACCCGTGGGTGCTGCGTGCGAAGGTCTCGGTCTTCGTCGACCTTTACATGAAGAACTGCCAGCTGAGGGAGCAGGCGGGGCTGTTGCGGCTCCAGTTGGAGGGCGACGAGAAGGAGGCCGGGGAGCAGAAGGAGCCCGTCGGTCTGCTCGCCGAACTCTCCGCGCGGCTCGCGGCTGTCGAGGAACAGGCCGAGGCCCTGACCAAGCAGCTCAACGACGAATCCACCGACGCGGCCGCGGTGGCCACGGCGGCCCACCTGGAGCGCAAGCTCACGGGGTTGCGGCGCGCGTTGGACGCGCTGGAGCCGGGCACGGGCCCCGTGTCGCCGTTGCCGTCGCAGAACTGA